Proteins encoded in a region of the Anopheles aquasalis chromosome 2, idAnoAquaMG_Q_19, whole genome shotgun sequence genome:
- the LOC126572857 gene encoding SAM50-like protein CG7639: protein MGGKSSKVEPGDRQPDFTRFKARVDHVKIGGLVRTHDDYVKRAARHLFKAKNFQEVILETVTVKDELLRLGIYKTLNIHIDTSKGEGASVNGYTVAFEGEELSRITGNIGVEVGQNDGAATTELVTPNLFGRGERLSLNYSHSYVRNSVLNLKFTKPYLHTTVGDYEPETSVTLFKTSSPSSWSKYRSEDAGVLFDFSFQLPALNFSNSLQYELGMKELFALDKQTPFFVRENCGPRLVSTIRYIGQYEGRDDNVFPSSGAFVKGTTELIGSRLSETGIVRQDVHAELNVPLFLGLSVQLCGRAGITLYDRKKEKLPINTLFFPGGPQSLRGFEIAGACPRRDGVAAGCQSYWTGGLHLWSPLPFNQYFGGFGNLFRVHGFYNFGTCDTFTTDKLRSTAGIGIAFRMGSRARIEFNYCQPLSYEPGDRLVKGFQFGIGYEFI from the exons ATGGGCGGCAAGTCGTCAAAG GTAGAGCCCGGTGACAGGCAGCCGGATTTCACGAGATTCAAAGCACGAGTAGATCATGTGAAGATCGGCGGGCtggtacgcacgcacgatgaCTACGTCAAGCGAGCTGCTCGTCATCTCTTCAAGGCGAAGAACTTCCAAGAAGTGATCCTTGAAACCGTCAC tGTAAAGGATGAACTGCTGCGGCTGGGTATTTACAAAACGCTCAACATCCATATCGACACCAGCAAGGGAGAGGGCGCGAGCGTCAACGGGTACACGGTAGCGTTTGAGGGCGAAGAGTTGTCCCGCATTACCGGAAATATTGGTGTCGAAGTAGGCCAAAACGATGGCGCGGCAACGACAG AGTTGGTTACACCGAACCTTTTCGGACGCGGTGAACGATTGAGCCTTAACTATAGCCACAGTTATGTGCGCAACAGTGTACTTAACCTGAAGTTTACCAAACCCTACCTTCACACAACAGTCGGAGACTATGAACCAGA GACATCGGTGACGTTGTTCAAAACCTCTTCACCCTCGTCATGGTCCAAGTATCGCAGCGAggatgctggtgtgctgttCGATTTCTCGTTCCAGTTGCCGGCGTTGAACTTTAGCAACAGCTTGCAGTACGAGCTGGGCATGAAAGAGTTGTTTGCGCTCGACAAGCAGACACCTTTCTTCGTGCGCGAAAACTGTGGCCCAAGGTTGGTCTCAACCATTCGCTACATTGGCCAGTACGAGGGACGCGATGACAACGTGTTCCCCAGTTCCGGCGCTTTCGTGAAGGGCACCACCGAGCTGATCGGTAGCCGGCTCTCAGAGACGGGCATCGTTCGGCAGGATGTGCACGCGGAACTGAACGTACCACTGTTTCTGGGCCTTTCTGTGCAGCTGTGTGGTCGTGCAGGTATCACGCTGTACGatcgaaagaaggaaaaactacCGATCAATACGTTGTTCTTCCCCGGTGGTCCTCAATCGCTCCGTGGATTCGAGATCGCTGGAGCTTGCCCTCGGCGGGATGGTGTCGCCGCCGGTTGCCAATCCTACTGGACCGGTGGATTACACCTCTGGTCTCCACTGCCATTTAATCAGTACTTTGGTGGCTTCGGTAATCTGTTCCGGGTGCATGGATTCTATAATTTCGGAACATGCGACACTTTCACCACCG ATAAACTTCGCAGCACCGCCGGTATTGGTATTGCGTTCCGGATGGGTAGCAGGGCCCGTATTGAGTTCAATTACTGTCAGCCACTGTCCTACGAGCCCGGCGATCGGTTGGTGAAAGGATTCCAGTTCGGCATCGGATACGAGTTCATCTAA